The SAR324 cluster bacterium genome includes a region encoding these proteins:
- a CDS encoding molybdenum cofactor biosynthesis protein MoaE, translated as MASQVTRETIDLNSLLARAKNAAAGTVLLFSGDVRNHSEGRAVEFLEYETHESMAHRQIAEIVGEAKSRWELHYVEVIHRFGKMRISDCSIGIVVASSHRKDAYAASRFIIDTVKKSVPIWKKEHFTNGQAIWVEGCEASSVAEL; from the coding sequence ATGGCTTCTCAAGTTACTAGAGAGACAATTGATTTAAACAGCTTACTGGCTAGGGCGAAAAATGCTGCTGCTGGTACCGTGTTACTATTTTCTGGCGATGTTCGTAACCATAGTGAAGGCAGGGCAGTGGAATTTTTGGAATATGAAACTCACGAAAGCATGGCGCATAGGCAGATAGCTGAAATTGTTGGGGAGGCAAAAAGCCGCTGGGAACTGCATTATGTGGAGGTCATTCATAGATTTGGCAAGATGCGGATCTCCGACTGTTCCATTGGTATTGTGGTAGCGAGTTCACACCGAAAAGACGCCTATGCAGCCAGTAGATTCATTATTGATACGGTTAAAAAGTCTGTTCCAATTTGGAAGAAAGAACACTTCACAAATGGACAGGCGATCTGGGTTGAAGGTTGTGAGGCATCCTCTGTTGCAGAATTGAA